One Rhodococcus sp. P1Y DNA window includes the following coding sequences:
- the zapE gene encoding cell division protein ZapE, with protein MRTRTLRREVPRSAFDTDFRLDDAQVAAIEVLTRSDRKGVYLWGPVGRGKTWILDRYFDAVTTPKKRVHFHSFFRDLHASYFRNHFSLERTLDELLGDIEVLCFDEFHVHDVGDGRLISRMLDALFARKIVLVLTSNYPPDGLLPHPLFHDSFVPAIELLKAKLQTVRVDGPVDYRTHRGSVSGFAAGTWSVNAGAGGVSFAELCDSPKSTGDYLSMIEQVETLTITGVPRLADADREAVQRFSNLVDVLYDAGVPTHFHSDVGLDEFAQGCNGLDIERIVSRLCELHKHEDKRDAHS; from the coding sequence CGAGGTACCCCGAAGCGCCTTCGACACCGACTTCCGACTCGACGACGCTCAAGTCGCGGCAATCGAGGTCCTTACCCGGTCGGACAGGAAGGGCGTGTACCTGTGGGGACCCGTCGGCCGCGGCAAGACGTGGATCCTCGATCGCTACTTCGACGCCGTCACGACACCGAAGAAGCGAGTCCATTTCCACAGCTTCTTCCGAGACCTGCACGCCTCGTACTTTCGCAACCATTTCTCGCTCGAAAGAACACTCGACGAGCTGCTCGGCGACATCGAAGTACTGTGCTTCGACGAATTCCACGTTCACGACGTCGGCGACGGCAGACTCATCTCCCGCATGCTCGACGCGCTGTTCGCGCGCAAGATCGTCCTGGTTCTCACGTCGAACTACCCGCCGGACGGACTTCTTCCCCACCCCCTTTTCCACGACTCGTTCGTCCCGGCGATCGAGCTGCTGAAGGCGAAGCTGCAGACGGTTCGGGTCGACGGCCCCGTCGACTACCGAACTCACCGAGGCTCGGTCTCCGGATTCGCGGCGGGTACGTGGTCGGTGAACGCCGGGGCAGGCGGTGTGAGCTTCGCCGAGTTGTGCGATTCGCCGAAGTCGACGGGCGATTATCTTTCGATGATCGAGCAAGTGGAAACGCTCACGATCACCGGAGTGCCCCGGCTGGCCGACGCTGACCGCGAGGCTGTTCAGCGATTCTCGAACCTCGTCGACGTGCTGTACGACGCCGGAGTTCCGACCCATTTCCACTCGGACGTCGGCCTCGACGAGTTCGCGCAGGGCTGCAACGGTCTCGATATCGAGCGAATCGTCAGCCGATTGTGTGAGCTGCACAAGCATGAGGACAAGCGAGACGCCCACAGCTGA
- a CDS encoding LLM class flavin-dependent oxidoreductase — MQFGIFTVGDVTVDPTTGRAPTEHERIKAMVTIAKHAEDVGLDVFATGEHHNPPFVPSSPTTMLGYIAAQTEQLILSTSTTLITTNDPVKIAEDYAMLQHLSEGRVDLIMGRGNTGPVYPWFGKDIRQGIPLALENYQLLRRLWTEEAVTWKGNFRTPLDSFTSTPRPLDDIPPFVWHGSIRSPEIAEIAAYHGDGFFANNIFWPKEHYIQLINLYRERYEHYGHGRADQAIVGLGGQVFMRKNSQDAVNEFRPYFDNAPVYGHGPTMEEFTEQTPLTVGSPQQVIEKTLAFADFFGDYQRQLFLMDHAGLPLKTVLEQLDLLGEEVVPTLRKEFAARRPEGVPENPPTHASVLAQKETAVAV; from the coding sequence ATGCAGTTCGGAATCTTCACCGTCGGTGACGTCACCGTCGACCCCACCACCGGTCGCGCACCCACCGAACACGAGCGCATCAAAGCGATGGTCACCATCGCCAAGCACGCCGAGGACGTCGGCCTCGACGTCTTTGCGACGGGCGAGCACCACAACCCACCGTTCGTCCCGTCTTCGCCGACGACGATGCTCGGCTACATCGCCGCGCAGACCGAGCAGCTGATTCTGTCGACGTCGACGACGCTGATCACCACCAACGATCCGGTGAAGATCGCCGAGGACTACGCGATGCTGCAGCATCTGTCGGAGGGACGCGTCGACCTCATCATGGGTCGCGGCAACACCGGCCCGGTCTACCCGTGGTTCGGCAAGGACATTCGTCAGGGCATCCCCCTCGCGCTCGAGAACTACCAATTGCTGCGACGCCTGTGGACGGAGGAGGCCGTGACGTGGAAGGGCAACTTCCGGACGCCTCTGGACAGCTTCACCTCGACGCCTCGCCCGCTCGACGACATCCCACCGTTCGTCTGGCACGGTTCGATCCGCAGCCCGGAGATCGCAGAGATCGCCGCGTACCACGGTGACGGATTCTTCGCGAACAACATCTTCTGGCCGAAAGAGCACTACATACAGCTCATCAACCTCTACCGCGAGCGCTACGAGCACTACGGACACGGCCGCGCGGATCAGGCCATCGTCGGCCTCGGCGGTCAGGTGTTCATGCGTAAGAACAGCCAGGACGCAGTGAACGAATTCCGTCCCTACTTCGACAACGCGCCCGTCTACGGCCACGGACCGACCATGGAGGAATTCACCGAGCAAACGCCGCTGACGGTCGGATCTCCGCAACAGGTCATTGAGAAGACACTCGCATTCGCGGACTTCTTCGGCGACTACCAGCGTCAACTGTTCCTGATGGATCACGCGGGCCTGCCGCTGAAGACAGTGCTCGAGCAGCTCGACCTGCTCGGCGAGGAGGTTGTTCCGACCCTCCGCAAGGAGTTCGCCGCTCGACGCCCCGAGGGTGTGCCCGAGAATCCTCCGACGCACGCGAGCGTGCTCGCACAGAAGGAGACAGCTGTTGCCGTCTAG